In Desulfoferula mesophila, the genomic window GGCGGGAAGGCCGCTGTGCTAATCTTCAGCCATCGTTAACCCGTTGGAGTAGGCCATGCGGGCCATGATTCTCGCCGCCGGTTTCGGCACCAGGCTGCGCCCCCTCACCGACAAGCGACCCAAGTGCCTGATGCCGGTGATGAACCGGCCCTTGTTGGGGCTGTGGCTGGGCCGCCTGGCTTCTTGGGGCGTCCAGCGGGCGGTGGTGAACACCCACTACCTGGCCGACCAGGTGCACCACTACCTGCGGGAACAACCGCCGGAGGCGATGGAGGTGGCCATCAGCCACGAGCCCGAGATATTGGGCACCGGCGGCGGTTTGGTGGCCGCGCGGGGTCTCTTGGGGCCCGAGCCCTTTTTGCTGGTCAATTCCGATGTCTTGGCCACGGCCCCGGCGCCGGAGCTCATGCAGACACTCAACGACGAGGGCGCGGTGGCGGTGCTGGGTCTGGTGGACGAGCCCCGCTTCAACACCGTGGCCCTGGACCAGGCGGGCCGCATCCTGGGCTTCCAGGGCCAGGAGGGGCTCTCTCCCGCCCGCTGGCTCACCTACAGCGGCCTGGCCGCCCTGAGCCCGCGCCTGCTGGACTATCTGCCCTCCTCGGGCCGCTCCTCCCTGGTGGAGGGCCTGCGGGCGGCCATCGCCGGGGGTGAAAAGGTTTTGGGCCGGCCCTTGGAAGGGTTCTGGGACGACCTGGGCACCCCGGAACGACTTATAATGCTGCACCGCCTCTTGGCTCACAACCCTCCCCCGGGCCTCAGGGGCCTCTCCCCGGAGGGGCCGGTGCTGCTGGGACCGGGGGCCCGCCTGGAAAACGGAGTTCAGGTCAAGGGTTTCGCGGTGTTGGGCGCCGGCGCGGTGGCCGAGGCGGGGTCGTTTTTGCACGAAACGGTGCTGTTGCCCGGCGCCCGGGTGAGCGCCGGGGCCAGGGTGGAGCGGGCGGTGCTGGGAGACGGATTCGTGGCCAGGGGACGCATACAAGGCGGGGCCCATGCCTGAGCGGGATTTGACGGCGGAGCTGGCGGCCTGGGCCCAGGAGGCCTGGCCCGGAGAGCGGCCAGCCAATATAGAGGTAGAGCCGCTTTTCGCCGACGGCAGCCTGCGCTCCTTCGTGCGCCTGCGGGGCGGCGTGCGCTCGCTGGTGGCCATGGCCAACCCGGTGAACCAGGCGGAAAACCGCTCCTGGGAATACCTGGCCCACCATCTGGGCCGCCTGGGCCTGCCCGTGGCGCGGGTCTTGGCGGCGGACCAGGCAAGCGGGCGCTTCCTCATGGAAGACCTGGGCCAGGGCTCGCTCATGGAGGCGGTGGCCGCGGCGGGCAAGGACCAGGAGGTAGTGGCCGAGCTCTACCGCCCAGTGCTGGCCATGCTGGCCCGCCTGCTGACCCCCCAGGCCATGGGACTGAACGTGGAGCTGTGCTACGACGGCCCGGAACTGACCCCCCGGGTGTTGCGCGAGCAGGAGGCGAACTACTTCCTGCGTGAGCTGGTGCTGGGCGCGGCGGGCTGGCAGCCCGAAGAGCTGCCCCCGGAGCTGGAGGATGAGCTGGAGGTGCTTTGCCGCCTGGCCGGAGAGGCCCGGCCCCGGGCCCTGGTGCACCGCGATTTCCAGAGCCGCAACGTAGTATATTATCGGGGGCGCTACGGTCTGGTGGATTTTCAGGGGGCGCGCCTGGGCCCGGCCCAGTATGATTTGGCCTCCCTGCTGCACGATCCCTATGTGCAACTTCCCTGGAGCCTGCGCCAGCGGCTCTTGGAGGAGTTCTTGGCCCTGGCCGCCGCGCAAGGGGCGTTCAATCAGGGTGAATTCCAGGCCGGTTGGGCTCCGGTGAGCGCCAGCCGCCTGATGCAGGCCCTGGGGGCCTTCGCCTTTCTCACCCGCAAGCGCAACCGCCCCCAGTTCGCGCCTTCGGCGGCCCCGGCCCTGGCCAGCCTGGGCCGGGTCATGCAAGACCCGACCATGGCCGGTTTCGTGGGCCTGCGCCAGGTGGTGGAGCAGACCCCGGAGCGCCTGGGGCCGCACAGTTTTGATTTTTTAGGAGAGCTGCACTAATGACGCCCATAGTGGCCATAGTGGGCCGGCCCAACGTGGGCAAGTCCACCCTGTTCAACCGCCTGACCCGCACCCGCCAGGCCCTGGTGGACGACCTGCCGGGCGTGACCCGGGACCGTCTCTACGGCCGGGCCAAGATCGAGGGCCGGGAGGTGACCCTGGTGGACACCGGCGGCTTCGATCCCCCGGCGGATCAGGCCTTTGCCGCCGAGGTGCACGCCCAGATCCAGATGGCCCTGGACGAGGCCGACGTCATCTTGTGCCTGGCCGACGGCCGGGCGGGCCTCACCCCCCAGGACCAGGAGGTGGCTCGCCACCTGCGGCGCACCGCGACCAAGCCGGTGGTGTGGGCGGTGAACAAGGTGGACGGCCCCAACCTGGAAGACGCGGCCGCCGAGTTCTATTCCCTGGGGGTGGAGCACCTGTTCTTCATCAGCGCGGCCCATGCCCGGGGAGTGCCCGACCTGCTGGAGGCCCTGGCCGAGCTACTGCCCCCCGAGGGCGAGGACGAGGCGGCCCAGGACCTGGGCGAGGTGCGCCTGGCCCTTTTGGGGCGGCCCAACGTGGGCAAGTCCAGCCTCATAAACCGCCTCACCGGCCAGGAACGGGTGGTGGTCTCCGACGTGCCGGGCACCACCCGCGACGCGGTGGACACCCCCCTGGAGGTGGATGGCAAGCGCTATTTGCTCATCGACACCGCGGGCATCCGCCGCCAGGGCCGGGTGAACCGGGGCCTGGAAAAGGCCGGGGTGTTCCGCAGCCTTCGGGCGGTGGAGCGGGCCCACGTGGGCGCGGTACTGGTGGACGCCAGCGAGGGCATCACCGACCAGGACCTGCGCCTGTCCGGGCACGTCCTGGACAGCCACCGGGCCCTGATCATGGTGGTGAACAAGTGGGACCTGTTGGCCGGCGACGAGTACCGCCAAAAGATCCTGCTCCATGAGCTGGAAATGGCCCGGCGCTTCGCCCCCTGGACCCCCTTGCTGTTCATGAGCGCCAAGACCGGCCAGGGGGTGAAAAAGC contains:
- a CDS encoding aminoglycoside phosphotransferase family protein, yielding MPERDLTAELAAWAQEAWPGERPANIEVEPLFADGSLRSFVRLRGGVRSLVAMANPVNQAENRSWEYLAHHLGRLGLPVARVLAADQASGRFLMEDLGQGSLMEAVAAAGKDQEVVAELYRPVLAMLARLLTPQAMGLNVELCYDGPELTPRVLREQEANYFLRELVLGAAGWQPEELPPELEDELEVLCRLAGEARPRALVHRDFQSRNVVYYRGRYGLVDFQGARLGPAQYDLASLLHDPYVQLPWSLRQRLLEEFLALAAAQGAFNQGEFQAGWAPVSASRLMQALGAFAFLTRKRNRPQFAPSAAPALASLGRVMQDPTMAGFVGLRQVVEQTPERLGPHSFDFLGELH
- the der gene encoding ribosome biogenesis GTPase Der, whose product is MTPIVAIVGRPNVGKSTLFNRLTRTRQALVDDLPGVTRDRLYGRAKIEGREVTLVDTGGFDPPADQAFAAEVHAQIQMALDEADVILCLADGRAGLTPQDQEVARHLRRTATKPVVWAVNKVDGPNLEDAAAEFYSLGVEHLFFISAAHARGVPDLLEALAELLPPEGEDEAAQDLGEVRLALLGRPNVGKSSLINRLTGQERVVVSDVPGTTRDAVDTPLEVDGKRYLLIDTAGIRRQGRVNRGLEKAGVFRSLRAVERAHVGAVLVDASEGITDQDLRLSGHVLDSHRALIMVVNKWDLLAGDEYRQKILLHELEMARRFAPWTPLLFMSAKTGQGVKKLLPTVDQLFAEYNQRLNTGQLNQALSQITEHHPPPLVKNKRLKIYYGSQVASRPPTVVLKVNDPSRVHFSYRRYLTNELRRALGLTIAPLRLIFRGKQEGKGRKRRP
- a CDS encoding NDP-sugar synthase, which encodes MRAMILAAGFGTRLRPLTDKRPKCLMPVMNRPLLGLWLGRLASWGVQRAVVNTHYLADQVHHYLREQPPEAMEVAISHEPEILGTGGGLVAARGLLGPEPFLLVNSDVLATAPAPELMQTLNDEGAVAVLGLVDEPRFNTVALDQAGRILGFQGQEGLSPARWLTYSGLAALSPRLLDYLPSSGRSSLVEGLRAAIAGGEKVLGRPLEGFWDDLGTPERLIMLHRLLAHNPPPGLRGLSPEGPVLLGPGARLENGVQVKGFAVLGAGAVAEAGSFLHETVLLPGARVSAGARVERAVLGDGFVARGRIQGGAHA